The region TGTGAAATCCGCCGCAAGCTGGGTTCAGTTACGAAGAAAAACGGGAAATTTGCAGCACTTTAAGAGTCAAGCCTATGAAGAGTCGCTGTCAAGATGCATCTTCAAACTCCTGGAACGATGGCACTTGACCGGGAGCACACCTCAGAACGGCTAGTTCAACAATAAATCTCGCCAAATCTCAGCGGTTAACAAGCCGTAAATTCTCTTCCGTTCGTATCTCAGTGCAGTGTTTCGGGAATTACGGCATAGCGAATCAGCGTCTCGAAGGGAACGATGGCAAGCGTGGCCTCATGGGTCGCCTCCAGCACAACGGGGCAGCCAGCGCCAGCCTGCTCGACCTCAAGCCACCGGGCGGCGCAGACACACCAGCGATCTCCAGGCTTCAGCCCCTGAAATCCATACTGCGGCATCGGCGTGCTGAGGTCGTTGCCAAGCAGCTTTGAAACGCGAAGAAACTCTTCATTAACCACGCAGCAGATGGTATGGACGCCAAGATCCTCCGGCCCGGTGTCGCAGCAGCCGGTACGATAAAAGCCAGTCATCGGCTCGCAACCGCAGGTCTCCAGCGGCTGCCCGAGGACATTCTTTCCCTTGCCTCGAATACTCTCCGTCGTGGATTCCAAATCTGGCATGATGGATTGCCTAACCTCTGAGTGTCGTTTGCGAGCTCAAAGCAAGTATCCCATGTTTGCCGCTCTGGTGAGAATGGCGCCTAATGCGGCAATTTCATGAGGAGAAAAAGCAGGGATTCGATAGGCTAAAGGAAATGACGGATTTAAAGAAGCTAAGGGTTGGAATCGTCGGCTGCGGAAAGATCGCCGACGGACATGCGGAAGTGGTGAAACACCTGGAAGGTGCCGAACTGGCTGCGGTGTGTGACCGTGAGCCCCTGCTGGCCGAGCAGCTGGCGGTCCGCTTTGGAGTTCCCGCCTGGTACGGAGATATGGGAGAGATGCTGGCCCGGGAGCAGTTGGACGTCGTCCACATCACCACCCCGCCCGCTGTCCATTTGCCCCTCACGCGCCAGTGCGTCGAGGCCGGCGCGCATGTCTTTCTGGAAAAACCTCTAGCCCTCACCGCCCCGGAAGCGCAGCGACTCATCGACACAGTGGTCTCTGGCGGTCGCCAGATGAGCATCAACTACTGGCCCAACTTCGATCCTCCCGCTATGCAGTTCAAGCAGATGCTGGCCTCTGGAGAGATCGGCGATCCGGTCCACGTGGAGGCCTTCATCGGCTACGATCTGTCAGGAGCCTACGGACAGGCACTGATGAGCGACGCGGCACACTGGGTGCACCGCCTCCCTGGAAAGCTCTTCCACAACATGATGGACCATATCTTCAATCGCATTGTGCCGCTGTTCCCCGACATCGAGCCAGAGGTTCACGCCTTTGCCTACAAGCGGCGCGAGGCCGTCCGTAACGACGCGACCGATGCCATGCTGGACGAGTTGAGAGTCTTTCTGCGGGCGGGAGGCGTCTCCGCTTATGGGAGCCTGTGCTCACACGCACGCCCGGTCGCGAACACCCTGACGGTGTACGGCACAAAATCGACGGTCGCGGTGGACTTCAACAATCGCACCGTAGTTTCAACGGCTTCGCAGCGTTACCCCAGTGCGTTAGGGCGGCTCGCACCTCCACTCCAGATGGCTGGACGATACTTCTCCGAAGGCAGAAAGAACATCGGGCAGTTCCGGCGCAGCGAGTTTCACTTCTTCGCCGGCATGTCGAAGCTGCTGGAGCTGTTCTACCAGTCGATTCGCACTGGCAGTGCGCCGCCGATTCCCTACGCCGAGATCATCCGGGTCTGCACGGTGATGGACCGGGTAATCCAGCAGGTCTATCCGGCCCTGGTCGAGGAGGGCGTGCGATGAAGATTCTTGTCACTGGCGCCGGTGGATTCCTTGGCAAGGCAATCGTCGAGCGTCTGCTCGCACATGGCGAGAACGACATTCGCTGCATGCTACGCGATCCGTCGAAGGCACGCGGCCTTGAGGCAATCGCATCCCGCTATCCGGAAGCAAGACTCGAGTTCGTCGCTGTCAACCTCCGCAACCTGGGTGAGATCGCCCCAGCGGTCTCCGCCTGCGACCTGGTGATTCACGCCGCTGCAGCACTGAAGGGATCGCCCGCCGAGATGTTCATGGACTCGGTCGTCGCTTCGCGCAACCTGCTGGAAGCTGTTGTGAATGAGTTGCGGCCGATACGAGTCGTGCTGGTCAGCTCCTTTGGAGCAATGGGAGTCGCCGAGCTTCCACGCGGCGCCATGGTCAGTGAGAACACTCCGCTCGAACGCCACCCGGAGCGTCGCGACGTCTACTCTCACTCGAAGCTCAGGCAGGAGCAGCTCTTTTGGGAGTACAGCGCAAAGTATGGTTTCGATCTGGTCGTGCTGCGGCCCGGCGTGATCTACGGCCCGGGCGGCGGACACTTCTCGAACAGAGTGGGACTCAAACTCTTCGGACGATTCCTCCATCTGGGCGGCAACAACCTGCTGCCTTTGACCTACGTGGACAACTGCGCAGAGGCAATCGTGGTAGCCGCACTGACACCCGCTGCAGCCGGGCAGGTCTATAACGTCGTCGATGACGATCTCGTCACATCGAAGCAATATCTCGCGCTTTACAAGAGCAAGGTCGCTTCCGTGCGGTCTATCCCCGTTCCCTACCCTGTCCTGATGTGGGGATCGAAGATGGTGGAACGCTACAGCGAGAGATCGCGCGGTCAGCTTCCTGCGATCTTCACGCCCTATAAGACGCAGGCGATGTGGGGCGGAAATCAGTTCAGCAATACAAAGCTGAAGAGCATCGGCTGGAGACCGCTCATCTCCACCAGCGAAGGGCTGGATCGGGCCTTGACAGCATTCCGACTGGAGCCG is a window of Edaphobacter sp. 12200R-103 DNA encoding:
- a CDS encoding Gfo/Idh/MocA family protein, which gives rise to MTDLKKLRVGIVGCGKIADGHAEVVKHLEGAELAAVCDREPLLAEQLAVRFGVPAWYGDMGEMLAREQLDVVHITTPPAVHLPLTRQCVEAGAHVFLEKPLALTAPEAQRLIDTVVSGGRQMSINYWPNFDPPAMQFKQMLASGEIGDPVHVEAFIGYDLSGAYGQALMSDAAHWVHRLPGKLFHNMMDHIFNRIVPLFPDIEPEVHAFAYKRREAVRNDATDAMLDELRVFLRAGGVSAYGSLCSHARPVANTLTVYGTKSTVAVDFNNRTVVSTASQRYPSALGRLAPPLQMAGRYFSEGRKNIGQFRRSEFHFFAGMSKLLELFYQSIRTGSAPPIPYAEIIRVCTVMDRVIQQVYPALVEEGVR
- a CDS encoding NAD(P)-dependent oxidoreductase, translating into MKILVTGAGGFLGKAIVERLLAHGENDIRCMLRDPSKARGLEAIASRYPEARLEFVAVNLRNLGEIAPAVSACDLVIHAAAALKGSPAEMFMDSVVASRNLLEAVVNELRPIRVVLVSSFGAMGVAELPRGAMVSENTPLERHPERRDVYSHSKLRQEQLFWEYSAKYGFDLVVLRPGVIYGPGGGHFSNRVGLKLFGRFLHLGGNNLLPLTYVDNCAEAIVVAALTPAAAGQVYNVVDDDLVTSKQYLALYKSKVASVRSIPVPYPVLMWGSKMVERYSERSRGQLPAIFTPYKTQAMWGGNQFSNTKLKSIGWRPLISTSEGLDRALTAFRLEPEKTK
- a CDS encoding DUF2237 family protein; protein product: MPDLESTTESIRGKGKNVLGQPLETCGCEPMTGFYRTGCCDTGPEDLGVHTICCVVNEEFLRVSKLLGNDLSTPMPQYGFQGLKPGDRWCVCAARWLEVEQAGAGCPVVLEATHEATLAIVPFETLIRYAVIPETLH